A stretch of the Argentina anserina chromosome 6, drPotAnse1.1, whole genome shotgun sequence genome encodes the following:
- the LOC126798159 gene encoding probable plastidic glucose transporter 3, with translation MRGRHVDAYSAYKRVTSKDYFNAYDREEDTERLLSGKDLGNPSWRRSLPHMLVAAVSSFLFGYHLGVVNETLDSISLDLGFSGNPFAKGLVVSTCLGAAFVGSLFSGWVLDGVGHRRAFQLCALPMIIGASMSATTHSLWGMILGRIFVGTGMGIGPPVAALYVSEISPAFVRGTFGSFTQIATCLGLMGALFIGVPAKDIVGWWRVCFWVSTVPAAVLAICMEFCAESPHWLFKRGRTTEAEASFEKLLGGPHVKLAMAELSKSDRGDELDTVKFSELLYGRHFKMVFIGSAIFALQQLSGINAVFYFSSTVFKTFGIPSDIANVCVGFANLSGSVVAMILMDKLGRKVLLLGSFTGMVVSLGLQVSGASSFTSGSGALSLSVGGMLLFVLMFSLGAGPVPSLLLSEILPSRIRAKAMAVCMAVHWVVNFFVGLFFLPLLEKIGPQLLYTIFGTFCALAVMFVKRYVVETKGKSLQEIEIALIPPQ, from the exons ATGCGGGGTCGTCACGTTGATGCCTACTCGGCGTACAAGCGTGTCACGTCAAAGGACTACTTTAATGCTTATGATAGAGAAGAAGACACAG AACGTCTATTGAGCGGCAAAGATCTTGGCAACCCTTCATGGAGGCGCTCTTTGCCTCATATGCTTGTAGCAGCTGtttcttctttcttatttGGCTATCATCTCGG AGTGGTAAATGAGACACTAGATAGTATTTCTCTTGACCTTGGCTTCAGTGGGAATCCCTTCGCTAAGG GTTTAGTTGTGAGTACGTGTTTAGGGGCGGCTTTTGTTGGATCTCTATTCAGTGGCTGGGTTCTAGATGGAGTCGGGCATCGAAGGGCATTTCAGCTGTGTGCGCTTCCGATGATAATCGGTGCGTCGATGAG TGCAACAACTCACAGCCTATGGGGCATGATTTTAGGGCGGATATTTGTTGGAACTGGGATGGGCATTGGTCCTCCTGTTGCTGCTCTTTATGTGTCAGAG ATTTCGCCAGCTTTTGTAAGGGGTACTTTTGGTAGCTTCACACAAATTGCTACATGTCTCGGACTGATGGGGGCTTTATTTATTGGAGTTCCAGCCAAAGATATAGTGGGTTG GTGGCGGGTTTGCTTTTGGGTATCTACTGTTCCTGCTGCAGTGCTTGCTATTTGCATGGAGTTCTGTGCAGAGAGTCCGCATTGGCTTTTCAAG AGAGGACGAACAACTGAAGCTGAAGCTTCATTCGAGAAACTACTAGGAGGACCACATGTTAAATTGGCAATGGCAGAATTGTCAAAGAGTGATCGAGGGGATGAATTGGATACAGTAAAGTTCTCAGAGCTACTGTATGGCCGCCATTTCAAAA TGGTTTTCATTGGGTCTGCCATTTTTGCTTTACAACAGCTGTCAGGCATAAATGCTGTATTCTATTTCTCCTCAACTGTCTTTAAAACTTTCGGCATTCCTTCAGATATAGCAAATGTATGTGTAGGATTTGCAAATCTATCAG GGTCAGTTGTTGCAATGATATTGATGGATAAGCTCGGGAGAAAAGTACTTCTTCTTGGAAGTTTTACTGGCATG GTAGTGTCATTGGGTCTTCAAGTAAGTGGAGCAAGTTCTTTTACATCAGGGTCTGGAGCACTGAGTCTATCTGTCGGTGGCATGCTGCT GTTTGTTTTAATGTTTTCTCTCGGAGCTGGTCCAGTGCCTAGTCTTCTCCTATCAGAAATTCTTCCTAGCCGCATTAGAGCAAAGGCCATGGCAGTTTGCATGGCTGTGCATTGG GTGGTAAATTTCTTTGTTGGTCTATTCTTTTTGCCCTTGCTGGAGAAAATCGGGCCACAACTTCTGTATACAATTTTTGGTACATTTTGTGCATTGGCTGTGATGTTTGTGAAGAGATATGTagtggaaacaaaaggaaagtcACTccaagaaattgaaattgcaCTTATTCCACCACAGTAA